In Janthinobacterium rivuli, a single genomic region encodes these proteins:
- a CDS encoding DUF1653 domain-containing protein, whose protein sequence is MRYRHYKGGIYELVCEATLEADLTPMIVYRAADGSIWTRPKDVFFQLIEVEGVMVQRFAPIN, encoded by the coding sequence ATGCGTTATCGGCACTATAAAGGCGGCATTTACGAACTGGTGTGCGAAGCCACGCTGGAAGCGGATCTGACGCCGATGATCGTCTATCGCGCCGCCGACGGTTCCATCTGGACCCGGCCGAAAGACGTGTTCTTTCAACTGATCGAAGTCGAAGGCGTCATGGTCCAGCGTTTCGCTCCCATCAACTGA
- a CDS encoding CreA family protein: MRQLLPAALVLGFACAAAHAETIGSVDTVFKLIGPDHKIVVEAYDDPRVAGVSCYLSRAKTGGIKGAVGLAEDKADASVACRQVGPLQFKGKLPRQEEVFTERASIFFKHVRVVRMVDSKRNALVYLVYSDRLIEGSPKNSVTAVAVPGDQPIPVR; the protein is encoded by the coding sequence ATGCGTCAATTGCTGCCTGCCGCTCTGGTGCTGGGCTTTGCCTGCGCCGCGGCGCATGCCGAAACCATCGGTTCGGTCGATACGGTATTTAAACTGATCGGCCCTGACCACAAGATCGTCGTCGAAGCGTATGACGACCCGCGCGTCGCTGGCGTCAGCTGCTACCTGTCGCGCGCCAAGACCGGCGGCATCAAGGGCGCCGTCGGTCTGGCCGAAGACAAGGCCGATGCATCCGTGGCCTGCCGCCAGGTGGGGCCGCTGCAATTCAAGGGCAAGCTGCCGCGCCAGGAAGAAGTGTTTACCGAGCGCGCCTCGATCTTCTTCAAGCACGTGCGCGTCGTGCGCATGGTCGACAGCAAGCGCAATGCGCTGGTCTACCTCGTGTATTCCGACCGCCTGATCGAAGGCAGTCCGAAAAACAGCGTCACCGCCGTCGCCGTGCCCGGCGACCAGCCGATTCCCGTCCGTTAA
- a CDS encoding leucyl aminopeptidase, whose product MDFSIKAFDTKSTLGTAKSGCIAVAVFENKKLSPAAKSLDSKGAISAALKSGDISGKPGSTLLLRAVDGVAAERVLLVGMGSDDTVSEKSFTTGVQAALKAFGSLGAADAIIALPLAEVKERDVNWAIRCVVQAAHDSEYRCDSQKSKKDPAPAGVRKIVLAAPATAATRGALAQAIAIANGSDLTRKLGDLPANVANPTYLANTAKQLAKDYKFEVEVLDRKQLEALKMGSFLSVTNGSEQPPKFIVLKHMGGKAKDAPVVLVGKGITFDTGGISIKAGPGMDEMKYDMCGAASVLGTFRAIGEMNLKLNVIGVIAACENMPSGRATKPGDIVTSMNGLTIEVLNTDAEGRLVLCDALTYAERFKPAAVVDIATLTGACVVALGHHNSGLFTRSDAAHDQLANELLAAGKQSSDTAWRMPIEEAYNEQLKSNFADLANIGTPGGGSVTAAAFLENFTKKYTWAHLDIAGTAWKSGGAKGATGRPVPLLTTFLINRV is encoded by the coding sequence ATGGACTTTAGCATAAAAGCATTCGATACCAAGAGCACCCTCGGCACGGCCAAAAGCGGATGCATCGCGGTTGCGGTATTCGAAAACAAAAAACTGTCGCCAGCGGCAAAATCGCTGGACAGCAAGGGTGCGATTTCGGCTGCGCTGAAGTCCGGCGACATCAGCGGCAAGCCTGGCAGCACCTTGCTGCTGCGCGCAGTCGATGGCGTCGCCGCCGAACGTGTTCTGCTGGTAGGCATGGGCAGCGATGATACTGTCAGCGAAAAAAGCTTCACGACCGGCGTACAAGCTGCACTGAAGGCCTTCGGCTCGCTGGGCGCTGCGGACGCCATTATCGCATTACCGCTGGCTGAAGTGAAAGAGCGCGACGTAAATTGGGCAATCCGTTGCGTGGTGCAAGCCGCCCACGACAGCGAATACCGCTGCGACTCGCAAAAAAGCAAAAAAGATCCGGCGCCAGCCGGCGTGCGCAAGATCGTCCTGGCCGCTCCCGCAACAGCAGCGACGCGCGGCGCGCTGGCGCAAGCCATCGCCATCGCCAACGGTTCCGACCTGACGCGCAAGCTGGGCGACCTGCCGGCGAACGTCGCCAATCCGACCTACCTGGCCAACACGGCCAAGCAGCTGGCCAAGGATTACAAGTTCGAAGTCGAAGTACTGGACCGCAAACAGCTCGAAGCGCTGAAAATGGGCAGCTTCCTGTCCGTCACCAACGGCAGCGAGCAGCCGCCGAAATTCATCGTCCTGAAGCACATGGGCGGCAAGGCCAAGGATGCGCCAGTCGTCCTGGTCGGCAAGGGCATCACCTTCGACACGGGCGGCATTTCGATCAAGGCCGGTCCTGGCATGGATGAAATGAAGTACGACATGTGCGGCGCCGCCTCGGTGCTGGGCACCTTCCGCGCCATCGGCGAAATGAACCTGAAGCTGAACGTCATCGGCGTCATCGCCGCCTGCGAAAACATGCCGTCGGGCCGCGCCACCAAGCCGGGCGACATCGTCACCTCCATGAATGGCCTGACCATCGAAGTGCTGAACACGGACGCCGAAGGCCGTCTGGTGCTGTGCGACGCGCTGACCTACGCCGAACGCTTCAAGCCGGCAGCCGTGGTCGATATCGCCACACTGACGGGCGCTTGCGTGGTCGCCCTGGGCCACCACAACAGCGGCCTGTTTACGCGCAGCGATGCGGCGCATGACCAGCTGGCCAACGAATTGCTGGCAGCGGGCAAGCAGTCGAGCGACACGGCATGGCGCATGCCGATCGAAGAAGCGTACAACGAGCAGCTGAAGTCGAACTTCGCCGACCTGGCCAACATCGGCACGCCAGGCGGCGGTTCGGTGACGGCAGCGGCCTTCCTGGAAAACTTCACCAAGAAGTACACCTGGGCGCATCTGGACATCGCTGGCACGGCATGGAAATCGGGCGGCGCAAAAGGCGCGACCGGTCGTCCAGTTCCCCTGCTGACGACGTTCCTGATCAACCGCGTGTAA
- the lptF gene encoding LPS export ABC transporter permease LptF → MIFQRALRRELASAAGATFTVLFSILLTWMLIGILGKAAGGKIASSDVMSLMVFSALMQLPTIIILTGFISVLMVVTRSYKESEMVVWFASGLSLSRWIWPVLSFGLPLVLATGVLSLYATPWAQKKSDEYVARFEKREDLQKVTPGQFRESAGSNRIFFVEGVSGEKTVVQNVFVNTVDEKGSAVVVVAKEGVINTDAKGERFLVLKSGRRYQGVPMQADFQTMEFEQYIMRIESKQQELGAELGVRAMSTMALVANANPYTMAELLWRVSAPLIGLMLILLAIPLGFVNPRAGSSTNLIIALLIFFTYSNLIKVIEASVKQGRLSFGLAWWPLHLLAALAVVALFAWRLNVNHRYHPLVLLAAFKRARRAGKPSKAASK, encoded by the coding sequence ATGATCTTTCAACGCGCCCTTCGACGTGAATTGGCTAGTGCCGCCGGGGCCACCTTCACAGTTTTGTTCAGCATCCTGCTCACCTGGATGCTGATCGGTATTCTCGGCAAGGCGGCGGGCGGCAAGATCGCGTCGTCCGACGTCATGTCGCTGATGGTTTTTTCCGCCCTGATGCAGCTGCCCACCATCATCATCCTCACCGGTTTCATTTCGGTGCTGATGGTTGTCACGCGCAGCTACAAGGAGTCGGAGATGGTGGTGTGGTTCGCCTCCGGCCTGAGCCTGTCGCGCTGGATCTGGCCCGTGCTCAGTTTCGGCCTGCCGCTGGTGCTGGCTACCGGCGTCCTGAGCCTGTACGCCACGCCGTGGGCGCAAAAGAAAAGCGATGAGTATGTAGCGCGCTTTGAAAAGCGCGAAGACCTGCAGAAAGTCACGCCGGGCCAGTTCCGCGAATCGGCCGGCAGCAACCGCATCTTCTTTGTCGAGGGCGTCAGCGGCGAAAAGACCGTTGTGCAAAACGTCTTCGTCAATACCGTCGATGAAAAAGGCAGCGCCGTCGTCGTCGTCGCCAAGGAAGGCGTGATCAATACCGACGCCAAGGGCGAACGCTTCCTGGTGCTCAAGAGCGGCCGCCGCTACCAGGGCGTGCCGATGCAAGCGGACTTCCAGACCATGGAGTTCGAACAGTACATCATGCGCATCGAGAGCAAGCAGCAGGAGCTGGGCGCGGAACTGGGCGTGCGCGCCATGAGCACCATGGCGCTGGTCGCCAATGCGAATCCCTACACCATGGCCGAATTGCTGTGGCGGGTCAGCGCGCCCCTGATCGGCCTGATGCTGATCCTGCTGGCCATTCCGCTGGGCTTTGTCAATCCGCGTGCCGGCAGTTCGACCAACCTGATTATCGCCTTGCTGATTTTCTTTACGTACAGCAACCTGATCAAGGTCATCGAAGCGAGCGTGAAGCAGGGCCGCCTGAGCTTTGGCCTGGCTTGGTGGCCGTTGCACCTGCTGGCGGCGCTGGCCGTGGTGGCGCTGTTCGCTTGGCGCCTGAATGTGAACCACCGCTATCATCCGCTGGTCCTGCTGGCGGCTTTCAAGCGCGCGCGCCGCGCCGGCAAACCAAGTAAAGCGGCATCGAAATGA
- the lptG gene encoding LPS export ABC transporter permease LptG has product MKILQRYFAVSIFQAVLFVLLAFLALQAFIDLTGELPKVGRNGYTIQYAFLYVLVLVPGHVYEVMPIAALIGTIYTMAQFAASSEFTIMRASSMSTAMAAGFLFRIGIVFVVITFIFGELITPRTEPLAERLKLTSRGAAVSSEFRSGLWTKDMVKSEGLTGTVTGSRFFNVGEARPDGQLKNVKLYEFDTDMRLRTLTVAKGATYQGNNIWRLTEVTETSFSNSAATSPGFEPKLSNYYGQETSLVHTVQSASKDMTSEVTPKILTVSASDPERMSASELAVYTRHLAENKQETERFRIAFWKKLIDPLAIFVLMALALPFAYMHTRSGGISLKIFIGIMIGVSFMLVNTLFSHLGLLSTWPAFLTAVAPSALYLLLALGALWWVERH; this is encoded by the coding sequence ATGAAGATTTTACAGCGCTATTTTGCGGTCTCGATATTCCAGGCGGTGCTGTTCGTGCTGCTCGCTTTTTTGGCACTGCAAGCCTTCATCGACCTGACGGGCGAGCTGCCCAAGGTGGGCCGCAACGGCTATACCATCCAGTACGCCTTCCTGTATGTGCTGGTACTGGTGCCTGGTCATGTGTACGAGGTGATGCCGATCGCGGCGCTGATCGGCACCATTTATACGATGGCGCAGTTTGCCGCCAGTTCCGAATTTACCATCATGCGCGCATCGAGCATGTCGACGGCGATGGCGGCCGGTTTCCTGTTCCGCATCGGTATCGTCTTCGTCGTCATCACCTTCATCTTCGGCGAGTTGATCACGCCGCGCACGGAACCGCTGGCCGAACGCCTCAAGCTGACGTCGCGCGGCGCGGCCGTGTCGAGCGAGTTTCGCTCGGGCCTGTGGACCAAGGACATGGTCAAGAGCGAGGGCCTGACGGGCACCGTCACTGGCTCGCGCTTCTTCAATGTCGGCGAAGCGCGTCCGGACGGCCAGCTGAAAAACGTCAAGCTGTATGAGTTCGACACCGACATGCGCTTGCGCACCCTGACCGTGGCCAAGGGCGCGACGTATCAGGGCAATAATATCTGGCGCCTGACCGAGGTGACGGAAACCTCGTTCTCGAACAGCGCGGCCACTTCGCCCGGCTTCGAGCCGAAGCTGTCGAACTACTATGGACAGGAAACGAGCCTGGTGCACACGGTGCAAAGCGCCAGCAAGGACATGACGTCGGAAGTGACGCCGAAGATCCTGACGGTGTCGGCGTCCGATCCGGAGCGCATGTCGGCCAGCGAACTGGCCGTGTACACGCGCCACCTGGCCGAGAACAAGCAGGAAACGGAGCGCTTCCGCATCGCCTTCTGGAAAAAGCTGATCGATCCGCTGGCCATTTTCGTGCTGATGGCGCTGGCGCTGCCGTTCGCCTACATGCATACGCGCAGCGGCGGCATCAGCCTGAAGATCTTCATCGGCATCATGATCGGCGTCAGTTTCATGCTGGTCAACACGCTGTTCTCGCACCTTGGACTGCTCAGCACCTGGCCGGCCTTCCTGACGGCGGTGGCGCCGAGCGCGCTGTACCTGCTGCTGGCGCTGGGCGCCCTGTGGTGGGTGGAGCGGCACTGA
- a CDS encoding sirohydrochlorin chelatase → METNVKQALILFAHGARAASWAAPFERLRDLTQARMPATSVHLAFLELMTPRLPELVATLLAELPAGAILDVTVVPVFLGQGGHVLRDLPLLLEELRQQHPALRLKVVEAVGENASVLAAIADYCVAAPGSSILP, encoded by the coding sequence ATGGAGACGAACGTGAAACAGGCACTGATCTTGTTTGCCCATGGCGCGCGCGCCGCATCGTGGGCCGCGCCTTTCGAGCGCCTGCGCGACCTGACCCAGGCGCGCATGCCTGCCACCAGCGTGCACCTGGCCTTCCTGGAGCTGATGACGCCGCGCCTGCCCGAACTGGTGGCGACCCTGCTGGCCGAGCTGCCCGCCGGCGCCATCCTGGACGTCACCGTGGTGCCGGTGTTCCTGGGGCAGGGCGGGCATGTGCTGCGCGACTTGCCGCTGTTGCTGGAAGAACTGCGCCAGCAGCATCCGGCACTGCGCCTGAAGGTGGTCGAGGCGGTGGGCGAGAACGCCAGCGTGCTCGCCGCCATCGCCGATTACTGCGTGGCGGCGCCAGGCTCCAGCATTCTCCCTTGA
- a CDS encoding stealth family protein, with the protein MSGIDIVYLWVDGADPAWRTRRQRAYAAWAQAHPGQLALHGNVAGRYRDNGELRYNLRALERFFPGHGHIYLLTDRQVPDWLRASPRLTVIDHASLMPAASLPVFDSGHIESYLHHIPGLSERFLYLNDDVFFGAPFEPAFWFGEEGEGCLSVFTESALHDDLQDLRADVAAPANCATLSRQWLSAQYAGYLHEPRLYAHAPRPMLKSALHALEGLAPAMFAGVRATVFRSWQVPALLPDLVPRWMVHQGIARSRMLDPLHIASGDVQAPRQLEELAARFGSLPFFCINDTCDEADDDDPRLLRVAATLQRLLPLPSSFEGA; encoded by the coding sequence TTGAGCGGCATCGACATCGTCTACCTGTGGGTGGACGGCGCCGATCCCGCCTGGCGCACGCGCCGGCAGCGCGCTTATGCCGCCTGGGCGCAGGCGCATCCCGGCCAGCTGGCCCTGCATGGCAACGTGGCGGGGCGCTACCGCGACAACGGCGAACTGCGCTACAACCTGCGCGCGCTCGAGCGCTTCTTCCCCGGCCACGGCCACATCTACCTGCTGACGGACCGGCAAGTGCCCGACTGGCTGCGCGCCTCACCGCGCCTGACGGTGATCGACCATGCGAGCCTGATGCCCGCTGCATCCCTGCCGGTGTTCGACTCGGGCCATATCGAATCGTATCTGCACCATATTCCGGGCCTGTCCGAACGCTTCCTGTATCTGAACGACGACGTATTTTTCGGCGCGCCGTTCGAGCCCGCGTTCTGGTTCGGGGAGGAAGGGGAGGGGTGTTTGAGTGTGTTCACGGAGAGCGCGCTGCACGATGATCTGCAGGACTTGCGCGCCGATGTGGCCGCGCCAGCCAACTGCGCCACGTTGTCGCGGCAATGGCTGTCGGCGCAGTACGCCGGATACCTGCATGAACCGCGCCTGTATGCGCATGCGCCGCGCCCCATGCTGAAAAGCGCGCTGCATGCATTGGAAGGGCTGGCGCCGGCCATGTTTGCCGGCGTGCGCGCGACGGTGTTCCGCTCGTGGCAGGTGCCGGCATTGCTGCCCGACCTGGTGCCGCGCTGGATGGTGCATCAGGGGATTGCGCGCTCGCGCATGCTCGACCCGCTGCATATCGCCAGCGGCGATGTGCAGGCGCCGCGGCAGCTGGAGGAACTGGCGGCGCGTTTCGGCAGCTTGCCGTTTTTCTGCATCAACGATACCTGCGACGAGGCGGATGATGACGACCCGCGCCTGCTGCGCGTGGCCGCCACCTTGCAGCGGCTGCTGCCGCTGCCATCATCATTTGAAGGCGCTTAA
- the cobA gene encoding uroporphyrinogen-III C-methyltransferase — MNSSPSLPGKVYLIGAGPGAQDLMTLRGARLLAQADVVLHDALVTEEMLELCPQAQKILVGKRCGQLSTAQAFINKQLVDNARKHAVVVRLKGGDPMLFGRADEELRALEEAGIEVEVVPGITTALAAAAATQQPLTKRGVSRSVAFFTSSTAPGEPDQTRIPDCDTLVQYMGGREAIATAQRLLAQGRRADTPVVVIENCSRPDQHIVRLPLSALARGLGDTHGPVLVMLGDAMAARAHQAIDKTAALLARHA; from the coding sequence ATGAACAGCTCCCCATCTCTCCCCGGCAAGGTCTACCTGATCGGCGCCGGCCCCGGCGCGCAAGACCTGATGACCTTGCGCGGCGCGCGCCTGCTGGCGCAAGCGGACGTCGTGCTGCACGACGCGCTGGTCACCGAAGAGATGCTGGAGTTGTGCCCGCAAGCGCAAAAAATCCTGGTCGGCAAGCGCTGCGGCCAGTTGTCGACGGCGCAGGCGTTCATCAACAAGCAATTAGTAGACAACGCGCGCAAGCACGCCGTCGTCGTGCGACTGAAAGGGGGCGACCCCATGCTGTTCGGCCGCGCCGACGAGGAATTGCGCGCGCTGGAAGAGGCGGGCATCGAAGTGGAAGTGGTGCCCGGCATCACCACGGCCCTGGCGGCGGCAGCGGCCACGCAGCAGCCGCTGACCAAGCGGGGCGTGTCGCGCAGCGTCGCCTTCTTTACTTCCAGCACGGCGCCAGGCGAACCTGACCAGACGCGCATTCCCGACTGCGATACCCTGGTGCAATACATGGGTGGCCGCGAAGCCATCGCCACGGCGCAGCGCCTGCTGGCGCAAGGCCGCCGCGCCGATACCCCGGTGGTGGTGATTGAAAACTGCAGCCGCCCGGACCAGCACATCGTGCGCCTGCCGCTGAGCGCCCTGGCGCGTGGCCTGGGCGATACCCACGGCCCCGTGCTGGTGATGCTGGGCGACGCCATGGCCGCGCGCGCGCATCAGGCCATCGACAAAACGGCCGCTCTTCTGGCGCGCCATGCCTGA
- a CDS encoding sulfate adenylyltransferase subunit 1, translated as MNAALQNTTSTDSLERGMLRFITAGSVDDGKSTLIGRLLFDSKGIFADQLDAMSRSKHKRTVGDTVDLSLLTDGLEAEREQGITIDVAYRYFATPKRKFIIADTPGHEQYTRNMVTGASTADAVIILIDVSKVKLGDDGSVELLIQTKRHSTIAHLLQIEHVVVAVNKMDLVDYDETVYNRIVAAYREFAQSLGLKDITPIPLSALTGDNVVERGDKLGWYTGPTLIELLESLSVYDESHDTPFRFPVQLVARHNGHEANDFRGYMGRIEAGKVSIGDTLVVQPSGQTATVKDIVTLDGSLSTAVVGQSVTLLLNEYLDISRGDLLASSERPATLLKTVVADVCWLSEDALDLRRKYWIKHGTKQTAAKVTAIESILDINTQQRHPAEGLKLNDIARISLNVQQALAADAYADIRATGAFILIDEVTHQTVAAGMVRL; from the coding sequence ATGAACGCAGCACTCCAGAACACCACCTCCACCGACAGTTTAGAGCGCGGCATGTTGCGTTTTATTACGGCCGGTTCCGTCGATGACGGCAAGAGCACCCTGATCGGCCGTTTACTGTTCGACAGCAAGGGCATCTTCGCCGACCAGCTCGACGCCATGTCGCGCTCCAAGCACAAGCGCACGGTGGGCGACACGGTCGACCTGTCGCTGCTGACGGACGGCCTGGAAGCGGAACGCGAGCAAGGCATCACCATCGACGTGGCCTACCGTTACTTTGCCACGCCGAAACGCAAATTCATCATCGCCGATACGCCGGGCCACGAGCAATACACGCGCAACATGGTCACGGGCGCCTCCACGGCTGACGCCGTCATCATCCTGATCGACGTGTCGAAAGTTAAACTCGGCGACGACGGCAGCGTGGAATTGCTGATCCAGACCAAACGCCATTCGACGATCGCCCACTTGCTGCAGATCGAGCACGTGGTCGTCGCCGTCAACAAGATGGACCTCGTCGACTACGATGAAACGGTATACAACCGTATCGTCGCGGCCTACCGCGAATTCGCCCAGTCGCTGGGCCTGAAGGACATCACGCCAATCCCCCTTTCGGCACTCACCGGCGACAACGTCGTCGAGCGCGGCGACAAGCTGGGCTGGTACACGGGCCCGACTTTGATCGAGCTGCTTGAGTCCTTGTCCGTCTACGACGAATCGCACGACACGCCTTTCCGCTTCCCGGTGCAGCTGGTGGCGCGCCACAACGGCCACGAAGCGAACGACTTCCGCGGCTACATGGGCCGCATCGAGGCGGGCAAGGTCAGCATCGGCGACACCCTCGTGGTGCAGCCATCGGGCCAGACGGCCACCGTCAAGGATATCGTCACCCTGGACGGCTCGCTGAGCACCGCCGTGGTGGGCCAGTCCGTGACCCTGCTGCTCAATGAATACCTCGACATTTCGCGCGGCGACTTGCTGGCGAGCAGCGAGCGCCCTGCCACCCTGCTGAAAACAGTGGTGGCCGACGTGTGCTGGCTATCGGAAGATGCGCTGGACCTGCGCCGCAAGTACTGGATCAAGCACGGCACCAAGCAGACGGCGGCCAAGGTGACGGCGATCGAATCGATCCTCGACATCAATACGCAGCAGCGCCATCCAGCCGAAGGCCTCAAGCTGAACGATATCGCCCGCATCAGCCTGAACGTGCAGCAGGCGCTGGCGGCCGACGCGTATGCCGATATCCGCGCCACCGGTGCCTTCATCCTGATCGATGAAGTCACCCACCAGACGGTCGCGGCCGGCATGGTTCGCCTCTAA